One Prinia subflava isolate CZ2003 ecotype Zambia chromosome 8, Cam_Psub_1.2, whole genome shotgun sequence DNA window includes the following coding sequences:
- the RFFL gene encoding E3 ubiquitin-protein ligase rififylin isoform X1, protein MSGPGLTYMQRFLSPCWIRGDKGAVPNEPRWAAEQHFLPCCHLPGSPDPCFPAGTMWASCCNWFCVDGSPEEMQPPPAARAQAYSNPGYSSFPSPTAEQSCKACGMHFDSSSSKHICLDCKKNFCTSCSNQAEGGPLLCHLCQRFRATAFQREELIKMKVKDLRDYLALHEISTEFCREKEDLVFLILGQQPAITREDQIRTNTFNTSAPGQQDFVSHPPTNLASPTSHDESSVSADPISSSEAQEHQQANGHVPPSPAYGTAAENAAEEAAAEDEIESSDSEDNLVLGRKASLSDLTSIGDINALSVRQLKEILARNFVNYKGCCEKWELLERVTRLYREKDLQHLVSDTDDQTGGAGPPGTEDNLCRICMDAAIDCVLLECGHMVTCTKCGKRMSECPICRQYVIRAVHVFRT, encoded by the exons GATCAGAGGTGACAAAGGCGCTGTTCCAAATGAGCCACGGtgggcagctgagcagcacttCCTGCCCTGTTGTCacctccctggcagccctgaCCCGTGTTTCCCTGCAG gTACCATGTGGGCCAGCTGCTGTAACTGGTTCTGTGTGGATGGCTCCCCTGAGGAGATGCAGCCCCCGCCGGCAGCTCGAGCCCAGGCCTACTCCAACCCCGGCTacagctccttcccctctcccactgcagagcagagctgcaaggCCTGCGGGATGCACTTCGACAGCTCCTCCAGCAAG CACATCTGCCTGGACTGTAAGAAGAATTTCTGCACGTCCTGCTCAAACCAGGCCGAGGGCGggcccctgctctgccacctGTGCCAGCGGTTCCGCGCCACGGCGTTCCAGCGGGAGGAGCTGATCAAGATGAAGGTGAAGGACCTGCGGGATTATTTGGCGCTCCATGAGATTTCCACAGAGTTCTGTCGTGAAAAGGAAGACCTGGTATTCCTGATCCTTGGCCAGCAGCCTGCAATCACCCGGGAAGATCAGATAAGAACAAACACGTTTAATACCAGTGCCCCTGGACAGCAGGACTTTGTGAGTCACCCCCCAACCAACCTGGCCTCTCCTACCTCACACGATGAGTCCTCAGTGTCTGCAGATCCCATCTCAAGTTCAGAAGCTCAGGAACACCAACAG GCCAATGGTCATGTGCCTCCGAGCCCGGCCTATGGAACAGCAGCTGAGAatgcagcagaggaagcagcagcagaggacgAGATAGAG TCCAGTGACTCCGAGGATAACCTGGTGCTGGGCAGGAAGGCCTCCCTGTCCGACCTGACGAGCATCGGCGACATCAACGCGCTCTCGGTGCGGCAGCTGAAGGAAATCCTCGCCCGCAACTTCGTCAACTACAAAGGCTGCTGTGAgaagtgggagctgctggagagggtcaCTCGCCTCTACAGAGAGAAGGACCTGCAGCACCTGG TTTCGGACACCGACGATCAAACTG GTGGCGCTGGCCCCCCCGGCACCGAGGACAACCTGTGCAGGATCTGCATGGACGCTGCCATCGACTGCGTGCTGCTGGAGTGCGGGCACATGGTGACGTGCACCAAGTGCGGCAAGCGCATGAGCGAGTGCCCCATCTGCCGCCAGTACGTGATCAGGGCCGTGCACGTCTTCAGGACATAG
- the RFFL gene encoding E3 ubiquitin-protein ligase rififylin isoform X2: MWASCCNWFCVDGSPEEMQPPPAARAQAYSNPGYSSFPSPTAEQSCKACGMHFDSSSSKHICLDCKKNFCTSCSNQAEGGPLLCHLCQRFRATAFQREELIKMKVKDLRDYLALHEISTEFCREKEDLVFLILGQQPAITREDQIRTNTFNTSAPGQQDFVSHPPTNLASPTSHDESSVSADPISSSEAQEHQQANGHVPPSPAYGTAAENAAEEAAAEDEIESSDSEDNLVLGRKASLSDLTSIGDINALSVRQLKEILARNFVNYKGCCEKWELLERVTRLYREKDLQHLVSDTDDQTGGAGPPGTEDNLCRICMDAAIDCVLLECGHMVTCTKCGKRMSECPICRQYVIRAVHVFRT; this comes from the exons ATGTGGGCCAGCTGCTGTAACTGGTTCTGTGTGGATGGCTCCCCTGAGGAGATGCAGCCCCCGCCGGCAGCTCGAGCCCAGGCCTACTCCAACCCCGGCTacagctccttcccctctcccactgcagagcagagctgcaaggCCTGCGGGATGCACTTCGACAGCTCCTCCAGCAAG CACATCTGCCTGGACTGTAAGAAGAATTTCTGCACGTCCTGCTCAAACCAGGCCGAGGGCGggcccctgctctgccacctGTGCCAGCGGTTCCGCGCCACGGCGTTCCAGCGGGAGGAGCTGATCAAGATGAAGGTGAAGGACCTGCGGGATTATTTGGCGCTCCATGAGATTTCCACAGAGTTCTGTCGTGAAAAGGAAGACCTGGTATTCCTGATCCTTGGCCAGCAGCCTGCAATCACCCGGGAAGATCAGATAAGAACAAACACGTTTAATACCAGTGCCCCTGGACAGCAGGACTTTGTGAGTCACCCCCCAACCAACCTGGCCTCTCCTACCTCACACGATGAGTCCTCAGTGTCTGCAGATCCCATCTCAAGTTCAGAAGCTCAGGAACACCAACAG GCCAATGGTCATGTGCCTCCGAGCCCGGCCTATGGAACAGCAGCTGAGAatgcagcagaggaagcagcagcagaggacgAGATAGAG TCCAGTGACTCCGAGGATAACCTGGTGCTGGGCAGGAAGGCCTCCCTGTCCGACCTGACGAGCATCGGCGACATCAACGCGCTCTCGGTGCGGCAGCTGAAGGAAATCCTCGCCCGCAACTTCGTCAACTACAAAGGCTGCTGTGAgaagtgggagctgctggagagggtcaCTCGCCTCTACAGAGAGAAGGACCTGCAGCACCTGG TTTCGGACACCGACGATCAAACTG GTGGCGCTGGCCCCCCCGGCACCGAGGACAACCTGTGCAGGATCTGCATGGACGCTGCCATCGACTGCGTGCTGCTGGAGTGCGGGCACATGGTGACGTGCACCAAGTGCGGCAAGCGCATGAGCGAGTGCCCCATCTGCCGCCAGTACGTGATCAGGGCCGTGCACGTCTTCAGGACATAG